From a single Daphnia pulex isolate KAP4 chromosome 2, ASM2113471v1 genomic region:
- the LOC124201749 gene encoding lysosomal alpha-glucosidase-like, protein MKLGFWKSEKVKNHECLVENEVLDFHVESTSKVVDKARIFPVWISWILSLVLGIFVILLWILLDLHVDALWSQRQETVTVMVDQLEELEFLISVTENITGSSCPYDVEDELKFDCFPQGNADENLCLKRGCCWSFTDKQSVPFCYYPSNYALYSFINVTQLNNSKVNGVVGYLKQTGYSGYPEEIPLLKLMATFETNNRLRVKIVDAMNKRYEVNVLDSLEAEDVLSVHDYDYTFSVNTDITGFSIARKSNQEVIFSTVGVGGFIYANQFLQISSFLPSGNIYGLGEHQDSLRHSTNWQRFALFNHDTVPDKGRNLYGSHPFYLVMENDGLSHGVFLKNSDPMEVILQPTPAITFRALGGIIDFYFFLGPTPQEVIEQYTEVIGRPAMPPYWGLGFHLCRYNYGSLNRTREIWERTRAAGIPFDVQWNDLDYMDTAKDFTYDRNTFAGLPEFVREVHSVGMHYIPLIDPGISNTESKLEYPPYDEGIAMNVFVKNSADPDALPFVGKVWNTVSTVWPDFTHPNATEYWTNQLKAFHNEVPFDGAWIDMNEPSNFYSGTIDGCSATKWDNPPYTPAVVGDKLCFLTLCMSAGQYGGLHYDLHNLYGLTETIATNFALKQIRGKRPFIISRSTFPGQGHYGGHWSGDVVSDWTNLRRSITSILNYNMFGIPLVGADICGFNGNTTAALCQRWMELGAFYPFSRNHNTDDGIDQDPVALGPAVVEASRKALMVRYMLLPYLYTLFWHAHAHGRTVARPLFFEFPSDRQTYTIDTQFLWGAGLMVAPVLTESTEIIEVYLPRSLWYDFYNLQLISAGGKWTGLPAPLDTIPILLRGGYILPTQAPEVTTALTRVKPFDLLVALNETKQAAGDLYCDDGDTNDAYLLSQFNFIQFEASSNMIKSSIVNWNIESSSLNVRDVTILGLSDPVSVVTVNGIPHPSFTFNTIKKVLFLKDLKLHLKNPFVISYQ, encoded by the exons ATGAAGTTAGGGTTCTGGAAAAgtgaaaaggtgaaaaatcaTGAATGTCTGGTTGAGAATGAGGTTCTTGACTTTCATGTAGAGTCAACTAGCAAAG TTGTTGACAAAGCAAGGATTTTTCCTGTTTGGATTTCTTGGATCCTTTCTCTAGTTTTGGGAATTTTTGTCATCCTTTTATGGATTCTACTTGATCTGCATG TTGATGCTCTATGGAGTCAGCGACAGGAAACAGTAACTGTAATGGTTGATCAATTGGAAGAATTAGAGTTTTTAATATCAGT GACTGAAAACATAACAGGCTCCAGCTGTCCCTATGATGTGGAGGATGAATTAAAGTTTGATTGTTTCCCTCAAGGAAATGCTGATGAAAACTTGTGTTTGAAAAGAGGATGCTGTTGGTCATTCACTGATAAACAGTCTGTGCCATTCTGCTACTATCCATCTAATTATGCTCTGTATTCTTTCATAAATGTCACACAGTTGAACAACAGCAAAGTCAATGGAGTG GTTGGGTATCTCAAACAAACTGGTTATTCTGGTTATCCAGAAGAAATTCCCTTACTAAAACTAATGGCAACTTTTGAGACTAATAATCGTTTACGAGTCAAGATAGTCGACGCAATGAATAAACGATACGAGGTCAATGTTCTTGACAGTCTTGAAGCTGAAGATGTATTGTCTGTGCATGATTATGATTATACATTTTCTGTCAACACGGACATAACAGGATTTAGTATTgcgagaaaatcaaatcaagaa GTGATTTTTTCAACAGTTGGCGTTGGAGGGTTTATATATGCCAATCAGTTTCTGCAAATATCCAGTTTCCTTCCCTCTGGCAATATCTACGGATTGGGAGAACATCAAGATTCGCTGCGTCACAGCACTAACTGGCAAAGATTTGCCCTATTCAACCACGATACCGTTCCGGATAAGGGAAGAAATCTTTACGGATCTCACCCGTTCTACCTCGTGATGGAAAATGACGGGTTAAGTCATGGAGTTTTCCTCAAAAATAGTGATCCCATGGAAGTGATATTACAACCTACACCAGCTATCACTTTTCGCGCACTGGGAGGTATCatagatttctattttttcttagGACCGACTCCTCAAGAG GTTATTGAACAGTATACTGAAGTAATAGGTCGCCCAGCCATGCCTCCTTATTGGGGTTTGGGATTTCATCTCTGTCGTTACAATTATGGCTCTCTGAATCGTACTAGAGAAATTTGGGAACGCACCCGAGCAGCCGGCATTCCCTTCGATGTCCAATGGAACGATTTAGACTACATGGACACAGCGAAAGATTTCACTTATGACCGAAATACGTTTGCTGGCTTGCCAGAATTTGTGCGTGAAGTTCATTCTGTAGGAATGCATTATATCCCATTAATCGATCCGGGCATTAGCAACACAGAGTCCAAGTTAGAATATCCCCCCTACGACGAAGGAATAGCGATGAAcgtttttgtgaaaaattcgGCAGATCCAGATGCACTTCCTTTTGTAGGGAAGGTATGGAACACAGTTTCTACTGTTTGGCCGGATTTCACTCACCCGAATGCCACAGAATACTGGACCAATCAACTTAAAGCTTTTCACAATgag gTTCCATTTGACGGAGCGTGGATTGATATGAACGAACCTTCCAATTTTTACTCTGGCACTATTGATGGGTGTTCAGCAACCAAATGGGATAATCCACCCTATACTCCGGCTGTCGTTGGTGATAAACTATGTTTTCTTACCCTTTGCATGTCAGCTGGACA GTATGGTGGGCTTCATTACGACCTCCACAATTTATACGGCCTTACCGAAACAATCGCTACCAACTTTGCATTGAAGCAGATAAGAGGAAAGCGACCATTCATCATATCTAGATCGACTTTTCCTGGCCAAGGTCACTATGGAGGACATTGGAGTGGTGATGTTGTTTCTGATTGGACCAACTTGCGTCGCAGCATCACTAGTATTTTAAACTACAATAT gtTTGGTATTCCTTTGGTTGGAGCAGACATCTGTGGATTCAACGGTAATACTACGGCCGCTCTTTGCCAAAGATGGATGGAATTGGGAGCCTTTTATCCATTCTCTCGTAATCATAACACGGACGATGGGATCGATCAAGATCCAGTTGCTTTAGGTCCAGCTGTCGTAGAAGCGTCGAGAAAAGCTCTAATGGTTCGCTACATGCTTTTGCCCTACTTGTACACACTCTTCTGGCACGCTCATGCCCACGGGCGCACTGTAGCccgtcccctttttttcgaatttcccTCCGACCGGCAGACTTACACTATCGATACGCAATTTCTTTGGGGTGCTGGCTTGATGGTCGCACCAGTGTTAACAGAGTCCACTGAGATTATCGAAGTGTATTTACCACGCAGTCTTTGGTATGATTTTTATAATCTCCAGTTAATCTCTGCCGGTGGAAAATGGACTGGTCTTCCTGCTCCTTTAGATACCATACCCATTTTGTTGAGAGGTGGATATATCCTGCCCACTCAAGCACCAGAGGTAACCACCGCACTAACTCGCGTAAAGccttttgatttattagtGGCGTTGAATGAGACGAAACAAGCGGCTGGCGACCTCTACTGTGATGATGGAGACACAAACGACGCTTACCTTTTATcccaatttaattttattcaatttgaagCTTCTTCTAACATGATTAAATCCTCTATTGTGAATTGGAATATCGAATCTTCCTCTTTGAATGTTCGCGACGTTACTATTCTTGGGTTAAGTGATCCCGTGAGTGTTGTAACTGTGAACGGGATCCCGCATCCCAGTTTTACTTTCAACACGATCAAAAAGGTTTTGTTCCTCAAAGATCTTAAACTGCATCTCAAGAATCCATTTGTGATCAGTTATCAATAA
- the LOC124201729 gene encoding methylosome subunit pICln-like isoform X1 produces MVVLSSFPPPTEGIKLVQPNTGAFINTRDLGQGTLYIAESRVSWVSATSGQGFSLEYPHISLHAVSKDPSAFPQECLYLMLDSRLDEPDEALDNQDSEDEESETDMSEVRFIPEDRGLLDAMYHAMTICQTLHPDPNDSISDEGDFEDTEEGEYCLDGAETAENDHDNGEAENMESDMGQFEDADPEH; encoded by the exons atggTTGTATTATCTTCATTTCCTCCGCCTACCGAAGGAATCAAATTAGTTCAGCCTAATACTGGAGCTTTCATCAACACCAGAGACTTGGGCCAAGGAACATTATATATTGCAGAAAg TCGTGTATCATGGGTTAGTGCCACATCTGGCCAGGGATTTTCGCTGGAATACCCCCACATATCGTTACATGCTGTTTCAAAAGATCCTTCTGCATTTCCACAGGAATGCTTGTACTTGATGTTGGATTCAAGGCTTGATGAACCCG aTGAAGCTTTAGATAATCAAGATTCTGAGGATGAGGAATCTGAAACTGATATGTCTGAAGTAAGGTTTATTCCAGAAGATCGGGGACTTCTTGATGCCATGTACCATGCCATGACAATATGTCAAACACTCCATCCTGATCCTAATGATTCAATTTCAGATG aaggAGATTTTGAAGATACTGAGGAAGGAGAATATTGCCTTGATGGAGCAGAAACAGCTGAAAATG ATCATGATAATGGTGAGGCGGAGAACATGGAGTCAGACATGGGTCAGTTTGAAGATGCCGATCCTGAACATTAA
- the LOC124201729 gene encoding methylosome subunit pICln-like isoform X2, whose amino-acid sequence MVVLSSFPPPTEGIKLVQPNTGAFINTRDLGQGTLYIAESRVSWVSATSGQGFSLEYPHISLHAVSKDPSAFPQECLYLMLDSRLDEPDEALDNQDSEDEESETDMSEVRFIPEDRGLLDAMYHAMTICQTLHPDPNDSISDGDFEDTEEGEYCLDGAETAENDHDNGEAENMESDMGQFEDADPEH is encoded by the exons atggTTGTATTATCTTCATTTCCTCCGCCTACCGAAGGAATCAAATTAGTTCAGCCTAATACTGGAGCTTTCATCAACACCAGAGACTTGGGCCAAGGAACATTATATATTGCAGAAAg TCGTGTATCATGGGTTAGTGCCACATCTGGCCAGGGATTTTCGCTGGAATACCCCCACATATCGTTACATGCTGTTTCAAAAGATCCTTCTGCATTTCCACAGGAATGCTTGTACTTGATGTTGGATTCAAGGCTTGATGAACCCG aTGAAGCTTTAGATAATCAAGATTCTGAGGATGAGGAATCTGAAACTGATATGTCTGAAGTAAGGTTTATTCCAGAAGATCGGGGACTTCTTGATGCCATGTACCATGCCATGACAATATGTCAAACACTCCATCCTGATCCTAATGATTCAATTTCAGATG gAGATTTTGAAGATACTGAGGAAGGAGAATATTGCCTTGATGGAGCAGAAACAGCTGAAAATG ATCATGATAATGGTGAGGCGGAGAACATGGAGTCAGACATGGGTCAGTTTGAAGATGCCGATCCTGAACATTAA
- the LOC124201692 gene encoding prolyl 4-hydroxylase subunit alpha-2-like yields MKPPVIAIWLFVFGCVGAIPASNIVVEKPEIDDIFSSVSKMEALVSQENAIVNMLDSFLIDAKQRISIIQNYVTTYRQVMSGDLSSSKLVANPVDAYHLLKRLTIDWDVVERVLEAESNSSRNALNHVLVLRETSVFPNSEDLHGAAIALVRLQDTYQLNVTDLADGHYNGVDHSKGQVFQSRRDLSGRDCLFMAQHAFADGYYDTALQWAEAALGQFARKGDNYGSELETFRNEVKHFVEFASRVHDDVLERQGPRGVNWQTNSHPVDRQFRSGTSEKYDSLAEQQFTPKLYQHQSEDEENEHYERLCRGEKLRSANIEAGLRCRLVTRGHPALLLQPIKVEEQSLDPMIVVLHDLITERQTEILRQLGEPKLATSLHRGGEGKFVRSMIRTSKNAWLQEHENASLPAIRHRMELATGLIYGPETASEYFQIANYGIGGLYKTHTDNVIHPDVRPEDQDPWNLYVGDRIATLMVYLSDVEAGGATVFPRAGVTCWPRKGSAAFWWNLYKSGEPDLTTRHGACPVLHGSKWVSNKWIRQYDQMFVAKCGLHPLEKYDSLLM; encoded by the exons ATGAAGCCACCTGTGATTGCCATTTGGTTGTTTGTGTTTGGGTGTGTCGGGGCAATCCCTGCGTCCAACATAGTCGTAGAGAAACCGGAAATTGACGATATCTTCTCCTCAGTCTCCAAAATGGAAGCTCTAGTCTCTCAAGAAAATGCCATTGTCAACATGCTCGATTCATTTTTGATCGATGCCAAACAGCGTATCTCCATCATTCAAAA TTACGTCACCACATATCGGCAAGTGATGAGTGGAGATCTCAGTTCTTCAAAGCTGGTTGCCAATCCTGTCGACGCTTACCACTTG TTGAAACGCCTCACCATCGACTGGGACGTGGTGGAGCGGGTCCTCGAAGCCGAATCCAACTCCAGCCGCA ATGCCTTGAATCACGTTCTAGTCTTGCGTGAAACGTCCGTTTTCCCGAATTCTGAGGATCTGCACGGTGCGGCGATTGCTCTCGTTCGCCTTCAGGACACTTACCAGCTAAACGTGACCGATCTGGCCGATGGCCACTACAATGGAGTGGATCATTCTAAAGGACAAG TCTTTCAAAGCCGGAGAGATTTGAGCGGCCGCGATTGTCTTTTCATGGCGCAACACGCTTTTGCCGATGGATATTACGACACAGCTTTACAATGGGCTGAAGCAGCCTTAGGCCAATTCGCACGGAAGGGAGATAACTACGGTTCAGAGCTAGAAACTTTCCGCAATGAGGTCAAACATTTCGTGGAGTTTGCCAGTCGTGTG CACGATGACGTCCTGGAACGACAAGGACCTCGCGGCGTCAATTGGCAAACCAATAGTCATCCAGTAGATAGACAATTTCGCTCGGGCACCAGTGAAAAGTACGACAGTTTGGCTGAACAGCAATTCACTCCCAAGCTGTACCAACATCA gtCAGAAGATGAGGAAAACGAACATTACGAAAGACTCTGCCGAGGAGAAAAACTCCGA TCGGCGAATATTGAGGCCGGTTTACGATGCCGTTTGGTGACTAGAGGCCATCCAGCTCTGCTGCTTCAACCAATCAAAGTTGAAGAGCAATCTCTAGACCCGATGATTGTCGTACTTCACGATTTAATAACCGAACGCCAAACGGagatcctacgacaacttggAGAGCCCAAG CTGGCCACTTCTTTGCACCGAGGAGGAGAAGGGAAATTCGTTCGCAGCATGATCCGCACCAGCAAAAA TGCTTGGCTTCAAGAACACGAGAATGCTTCACTTCCAGCTATTCGACACCGAATGGAATTAGCCACGGGACTCATCTACGGCCCTGAAACGGCTTCCGAATATTTCCag ATTGCTAATTACGGCATTGGTGGCTTGTATAAGACACACACCGACAATGTCATTCACCCGGATGTCAGGCCGGAAGATCAGGACCCTTGGAATTTGTATGTTGGAGACCGAATTGCCACCTTGATGGTCTAC CTGTCGGATGTGGAAGCCGGAGGTGCGACTGTGTTTCCCAGAGCTGGCGTCACTTGTTGGCCAAGAAAGGGCTCGGCCGCTTTCTGGTGGAATTTATACAAGAGTGGCGAACCTGACTTGACCACG CGTCATGGCGCTTGCCCTGTTTTACATGGCAGTAAGTGGGTGTCAAATAAGTGGATCCGCCAA TACGATCAAATGTTTGTTGCCAAGTGCGGTCTTCATCCTTTGGAAAAGTATGATTCCCTGCTGATGTAA
- the LOC124201729 gene encoding methylosome subunit pICln-like isoform X3, with translation MVVLSSFPPPTEGIKLVQPNTGAFINTRDLGQGTLYIAESRVSWVSATSGQGFSLEYPHISLHAVSKDPSAFPQECLYLMLDSRLDEPALDNQDSEDEESETDMSEVRFIPEDRGLLDAMYHAMTICQTLHPDPNDSISDEGDFEDTEEGEYCLDGAETAENDHDNGEAENMESDMGQFEDADPEH, from the exons atggTTGTATTATCTTCATTTCCTCCGCCTACCGAAGGAATCAAATTAGTTCAGCCTAATACTGGAGCTTTCATCAACACCAGAGACTTGGGCCAAGGAACATTATATATTGCAGAAAg TCGTGTATCATGGGTTAGTGCCACATCTGGCCAGGGATTTTCGCTGGAATACCCCCACATATCGTTACATGCTGTTTCAAAAGATCCTTCTGCATTTCCACAGGAATGCTTGTACTTGATGTTGGATTCAAGGCTTGATGAACCCG CTTTAGATAATCAAGATTCTGAGGATGAGGAATCTGAAACTGATATGTCTGAAGTAAGGTTTATTCCAGAAGATCGGGGACTTCTTGATGCCATGTACCATGCCATGACAATATGTCAAACACTCCATCCTGATCCTAATGATTCAATTTCAGATG aaggAGATTTTGAAGATACTGAGGAAGGAGAATATTGCCTTGATGGAGCAGAAACAGCTGAAAATG ATCATGATAATGGTGAGGCGGAGAACATGGAGTCAGACATGGGTCAGTTTGAAGATGCCGATCCTGAACATTAA
- the LOC124201724 gene encoding renin receptor-like: protein MKVASIVGVFCLLTSVLGNGEFSILHSPNGVNFRGDEQLNTSELPKIISTAMGHTTPFGDSWNGLTVLNPFNYPEVSVAVVVEGVQSLQLSEPRYPLEITSTLDQVKDDFTSILGQVVFDENDLYSGETQKILALQKLNKKDVAVLQFLKDIDVLMDLKHKVLAKSVFKTVWIRLNGLDDIISVYGQDSEQALEAVTILKSALGELQDALENTYGDRFILTAITIERLRLREKRSTTSNAKANSELYWKLNLSKRYGSDYSSIFNILLWTSVFLIAALISTAVFICTLDPGRDSIIYRMTTQRIKKEN from the exons ATGAAAGTGGCATCAATTGTCGGCGTATTTTGTCTATTAACCTCag TCCTGGGAAATGGAGAGTTCAGCATCTTGCACAGCCCTAATGGAGTCAACTTTAGGGGAGATGAACAGCTGAATACAAGTGAATTgccaaaaattatttccacTGCAATGGGGCACACAACACCTTTT GGTGACTCGTGGAATGGACTTACAGTCTTGAATCCATTTAATTACCCAGAAGTTtcagttgctgttgttgttgagggtGTGCAAAGTCTCCAGTTGAGTGAACCCAGATACCCACTAGAGATCACCTCTACTCTTGATCAAGTGAAGGATGATTTCACTTCTATTCTAGGCCAAGTTGTATTTGACGAAAATGACTTATATTCTGGTGAAACCCAGAAGATTTTGGCACTTCAAAAGCTCAACAAAAAGGATGTTGCTGTCTTGCAGTTTCTTAAAGATATTGATGTTTTGATGGATTTAAAACATAAG gtaTTGGCAAAATCCGTCTTCAAGACTGTTTGGATCCGCCTTAATGGTTTGGATGATATCATCAGTGTCTATGGTCAAGACTCTGAGCAAGCTTTGGAAGCAGTTACTATTTTGAAATCTGCTCTCGGCGAGCTTCAAGATGCACTAGAAAACACTTATGGCGATCGA TTTATCCTAACTGCCATAACCATTGAAAGACTTCGCCTTCGAGAAAAGAGGTCTACGACTTCGAATGCCAAAGCAAATAGc GAACTGTATTGGAAGTTGAATTTATCTAAACGCTATGGATCGGATTACTCATCCATTTTTAATATCCTTTTATGGACATCCGTTTTCTTGATTGCTGCTCTTATTTCCACCGCTG TGTTTATTTGCACACTCGATCCTGGTCGTGACTCCATCATCTATCGGATGACGACACAGCgcatcaaaaaggaaaattag
- the LOC124201714 gene encoding sulfotransferase 1E1-like, translating to MALHFEFPDAETKAKLLAAFPGYSDGFVRCQPGNLLMPLFYKKDWKTYYDFQLRDDDVFILSFPKSGTTWTQDMVWLIANDCDFQGAKKLLRERVPFLEDRSLGTDESLQKYLEMSKNNTGATSDIIIEPNFIDALPSPRFIKSHLPLSCLPPTLVNRCKVVYVARNPKDVAVSWYFHHLLDPIMNTNLTIEEFAEFFMRDEVLYAPYWTNVIEAWEKRNDPNFLFLFYEDLKMDLLAQLHRICQFLGKEELSIDQITALTEHLKFDNFKINKSVNAQELQEAGYFKKEGNFMRKGQIGDWKNHFGEKLNSRFDEWIEKCTSATDLKFPK from the exons ATGGCATTGCATTTTGAGTTTCCCGATGCCGAAACAAAAGCGAAACTTCTTGCAGCGTTTCCTGGTTACAGCGATGGTTTTGTGAGATGTCAACCGGGAAATTTGTTGATGCCattgttttacaaaaaagATTGGAAAACGTATTACGATTTTCAGCTGCGGGATGATGATgtcttcattctttcttttccaaaatcag GTACAACATGGACACAAGATATGGTTTGGTTAATCGCGAATGACTGTGATTTTCAAGGAGCAAAAAAGTTACTTCGCGAGCGGGTGCCGTTTTTAGA agaTCGGTCGTTAGGAACTGACGAAagtttgcagaaatatttagaaatgtCTAAAAATAATACGGGAGCGACATCGGATATCATAATAGAGCCCAACTTTATTGACGCTTTGCCATCCCCTCGTTTTATCAAATCTCATCTACCGTTGTCCTGCCTGCCTCCTACTTTGGTTAACCGTTGTAAAGTTGTGTATGTCGCACGGAATCCTAAAG ATGTCGCAG TATCTTGGTATTTCCATCATCTTCTTGATCCGATAATGAACACGAATCTTACGATAGAAGAATTCGCAGAATTTTTTATGCGTGACGAAG TATTGTATGCACCATATTGGACTAATGTAATTGAAGCCTGGGAAAAGCGAAATGACCCAAATTTCCTGTTTCTATTTTatgaagatttaaaaatg GACCTTCTAGCCCAACTTCACAGAATATGTCAGTTCcttggaaaagaagaattgtCAATCGATCAAATCACTGCTTTGAcagaacatttaaaatttgataatttcaaaattaataaatcggTAAATGCTCAAGAACTCCAAGAAGCGGGATATTTTAAGAAAGAAGGCAATTTCAtgagaaaag GTCAAATTGGCGACTGGAAGAACCATTTCggcgaaaaattgaattctcgaTTTGACGAATGGATCGAGAAATGTACGAGCGCAACCGATTTAAAGTTCCCCAAATGA
- the LOC124201700 gene encoding nucleoporin NDC1-like, whose protein sequence is MRSWFHEQLLARAIASAVWTTVLQVPLVLGLKLLFSGYQGLSNSFSLFLHYGSIFSLLMIPLCICGFTFTHLKCYRAEPLVFSTRWAVLKQLSSPSFLLLLAWYFNITGVLMNSYFAMALPFLGSLSTQCSERQEWCLNEPHLFGVFFGCWLGLCEAGDYFFSDRRIVKVPHVQLNIKVAVRSSISSLIKNSLSVSFKRYVVYIFLYLLFGGFVRSYILTVTRLAMDEPLDTFVTLINISLALRCVLIGSACVFTIRLSDLFFQLYQIKPISFPLLRLVDETTPLLQESLSSNTALLRLWACRDWSILAEHSPEQRSVIFSVSQPGNHPHNWNNIFSAIQPQCLHFISLLKGESKTAKAEKKEMPAPQSPAPYDTFSSPVRMRSMALTSPSKVSDSPSPPTSTLQCKIQSKMQEALENLKKKPVINFLWGELPDAKRRQTFAKAEPIILLVEGLSHFVAASFVEDKFGVVQKDLPEILSMLLDLQAAVEQRGPPSGAITKRTEAFTSSPTDVQLKYRLKRAIKSSIYRIVVRFQLHILNVPLPPTQKRMLEQYLEFLVG, encoded by the exons ATGAGATCCTGGTTTCACGAACAG TTATTAGCTAGAGCAATAGCATCAGCAGTATGGACCACTGTTTTACAAGTGCCTCTAGTTCTTGGACTGAAGTTACTGTTTAGTGGATACCAAGGGTTGTCGAACTCTTTTTCGTTGTTCCTGCACTATGGCTCCATTTTCAGTCTCCTTATGATTCCACTTTGTATCTGTGGATTTACTTTCACTCATCTTAAATGCTACAGAG CTGAACCTTTGGTCTTTTCCACACGATGGGCTGTTCTGAAACAGTTATCAAGcccgtcttttcttcttctccttgctTGGTACTTCAACATTACTGGAGTTCTCATGAATTCATATTTTGCAATGGCTCTTCCTTTCCTGGGATCATTGAGTACCCAATGTTCtgaaag ACAAGAGTGGTGCCTCAATGAACCCCATTTGTTTGGTGTATTCTTTGGGTGCTGGCTTGGCTTATGTGAAGCTGGGGACTACTTCTTTTCTGACAGAAGAATTGTAAAGGTACCCCACGTCCAACTAAACATCAAAGTAGCTGTCAGGTCCAGCATCTCTTCTCTCATCAAGAACTCTTTGAGTGTTTCCTTCAAGAGATACGTTGTGTATATATTTCTTTACTTGCTCTTTGGGGGCTTCGTTCGCTCCTATATTCTCACCGTGACGAGGCTTGCAATGGATGAACCTCTGGATACATTTGTCACATTGATAAACATCTCTTTGGCACTTCGATGCGTACTCATCGGATCGGCTTGTGTTTTTACCATCAGACtttctgatttgttttttcaattgtaTCAGATCAAG ccgatttcttttcctcttcttcgccTGGTTGATGAGACGACACCTTTGCTTCAAGAGTCTCTGTCTTCGAATACCGCTCTACTTCGATTATGGGCTTGCAGAGACTGGAGCATCTTGGCCGAGCATAGCCCAGAACAGAGATCTGTGATTTTCTCCGTCAGCCAGCCAGGAAATCATCCCCACAACTGGAATAACATATTTTCAGCGATTCAACCTCAGTGTCTCCATTTCATTTCACTGCTCAAAGGTGAAAGCAAAACTGCCAaggcagagaaaaaagaaatgcccgCTCCACAATCTCCAGCACCTTATGACACGTTTAGTAGCCCCGTACGAATGCGCAGCATGGCTCTGACCTCTCCATCTAAGGTGTCGGATTCACCTTCTCCACCCACATCTACTTTGCAATGCAAAATCCAGTCTAAAATGCAGGAG GCGCTAGAAAATCTTAAAAAGAAGCCCGTCATTAACTTTTTGTGGGGAGAGCTCCCGGATGCTAAAAGAAGGCAAACGTTTGCTAAAGCTGAGCCGATCATTCTACTTGTTGAAG GACTTTCACATTTCGTGGCGGCTTCTTTCGTTGAAGATAAATTTGGAGTAGTTCAAAAAGATCTACCTGAAATTCTTTCTATGCTTCTGGACCTGCAGGCg gcTGTTGAACAACGCGGACCACCTAGTGGCGCGATAACCAAGCGAACGGAAGCTTTTACCAGTTCTCCAACAGATGTCCAACTGAAATATCGTCTCAAACGGGCAATCAAATCATCTATCTATCGCATTGTCGTTCGATTTCAGCTTCACATTTT GAATGTTCCGCTGCCGCCTACCCAGAAGAGGATGTTGGAACAATACTTGGAATTTCTCGTCGGCTAA
- the LOC124201756 gene encoding store-operated calcium entry-associated regulatory factor-like: MLANLISVILVLVCVHVTFGAFNPADYSIQMSKIKVLTLNHGKMTNSRRVPAVPQLKCVGGTAGCRAFIPQVVQCENQGSDGITIQWECKTDMENAYRFGKIMVICEGYDYPGDQYVLVGSCGLEYNIDFTKEGIDNHPPISIIDIGPPPTSQGTSTELSSLTIFFICLGVLLFLTAIFGLIACIVCSERSSSYHVHSDVPFVRPVPYPVFTPRPIYRPTTVYVSNYRTSTAGNRVASSSGTRTASGFGGTMSR; this comes from the exons ATGTTGGCAAACTTAATATCAGTGATTTTAGTGCTTGTCTGTGTTCACGTCACATTTGGTGCCTTCAATCCAGCAG aCTACTCAATACAAATGAGTAAAATTAAGGTGCTGACCCTCAACCATGGGAAAATGACCAACAGTAGACGGGTTCCAGCTGTTCCTCAATTGAAATGTGTTGGAGGAACTGCTGGCTGCAGAGCATTTATTCCTCAA gTGGTGCAGTGTGAGAATCAAGGATCGGATGGAATTACTATTCAATGGGAGTGTAAAACAGACATGGAGAATGCTTACCGCTTTGGAAAAATTATGGTCATATGTGAAGGATATGACTATCCTGGTGATCAGTATGTTTTAGTTGGATCCTGTGga CTTGAATATAACATCGATTTCACTAAAGAAGGAATCGATAATCATCCACCTATTTCAATCATCGATATCGGGCCACCACCAACCAGCCAAGGAACATCAACGGAGCTGTCGTCTTTGACCATCTTTTTTATCTGCTTGGGCGTGTTACTATTTTTAACCGCGATTTTTGGATTAATTGCATGTATTGTTTGCTCTGAAAGATCTAGCTCATACCATGTGCATTCTGATGTGCCTTTCGTCAGACCTGTTCCTTATCCGGTTTTCACACCTAGACCAATTTATAGACCTACTACAGTTTATGTGTCTAATTATCGAACTTCGACAGCCGGAAATAGAGTCGCTTCAAGCAGTGGAACTCGAACTGCCTCGGGATTTGGAGGTACGATGAGtcgttaa